Proteins from a single region of Streptomyces griseiscabiei:
- a CDS encoding FAD-dependent oxidoreductase, which yields MRHRIAVVGSGPAGLTFARVLHRHGLPAVVLERDPAPDARPPGGTLDLHEGLGQLALEKAGLLAEFEALSRPEGQAMRILDPDGTVLRDWRPGPDDRANPEIDRRHLRDLLLGPLDVRWGQGVARVVPGTGDGVRVHFTDGRQETFDLVVGADGAWSRVRPAVSAATPHYTGVTSVETSLDDVDTRHPGLARLIGDGSVAVYGVNRSLVAQRNSGGHVKVYAKFRAPLDWHESLDPADAEAVRSGLLALFDGWAAPVLDLLRHGAAFVHRPFHALPVAHTWTHVPGVTLLGDAAHLMPPLGAGANLAMLDGAELAESLAAAPGDPDDVVRAHEERMWSRAGRWARITTAGLDRLVSPDPAEALALFDEVQPA from the coding sequence ATGAGACACCGCATCGCCGTGGTCGGGAGCGGTCCGGCCGGCCTCACCTTCGCCCGCGTCCTGCACCGCCACGGCCTTCCCGCCGTCGTCCTGGAGCGCGATCCCGCCCCCGACGCCCGTCCGCCGGGCGGCACCTTGGACCTCCACGAGGGGCTGGGGCAACTCGCGCTGGAGAAGGCGGGGTTGCTGGCGGAGTTCGAGGCGCTGTCCCGTCCCGAGGGGCAGGCCATGCGCATCCTGGACCCGGACGGGACCGTCCTGCGCGACTGGCGACCCGGTCCGGACGACCGGGCCAACCCCGAGATCGACCGCCGGCACCTCCGTGACCTGCTGCTCGGCCCGCTCGACGTCCGATGGGGGCAGGGCGTGGCACGGGTGGTGCCGGGAACCGGGGACGGCGTACGGGTCCACTTCACGGACGGGCGGCAGGAGACGTTCGACCTCGTCGTCGGTGCGGACGGTGCCTGGTCCCGGGTCCGCCCGGCGGTCTCGGCGGCGACACCGCACTACACCGGCGTCACCTCGGTCGAGACCTCCCTCGACGACGTCGACACCCGCCATCCCGGCCTCGCCCGGCTGATCGGCGACGGTTCCGTGGCCGTGTACGGCGTGAACCGCTCCCTCGTCGCCCAGCGCAACAGCGGCGGCCACGTCAAGGTGTACGCCAAGTTCCGCGCGCCGCTGGACTGGCACGAGAGCCTGGACCCGGCCGATGCCGAGGCCGTGCGATCGGGCCTGCTCGCGCTGTTCGACGGCTGGGCCGCCCCCGTCCTCGACCTCCTCCGCCACGGCGCCGCCTTCGTCCACCGCCCCTTCCACGCCCTGCCCGTCGCCCACACCTGGACCCATGTCCCCGGAGTGACACTCCTGGGCGACGCCGCCCATCTGATGCCCCCCTTGGGAGCGGGCGCGAACCTCGCGATGCTGGACGGCGCCGAACTCGCCGAGTCCCTCGCCGCCGCGCCCGGGGATCCGGACGACGTGGTCCGCGCCCACGAGGAGCGGATGTGGTCACGGGCCGGCAGATGGGCGAGGATCACGACAGCCGGTCTGGACCGCCTCGTGAGCCCGGACCCCGCCGAAGCCCTCGCCCTCTTCGACGAGGTCCAGCCCGCCTGA
- a CDS encoding TetR/AcrR family transcriptional regulator: MTVWDRPEPPTRPVPLDRERIVAAAVALADEGGLEAVSLRKVAARLDAGPMRLYGFISTKEELFDLMVDEVQAEILPEERAGDWREALRVLAHRTRETALRHEWLADLLGNRPTLGPNGLAVTEATLAALDGHADVDTVMRAVETVGAYFTGAIRREIAHLRAERATGLSERDWQRAHGPHVTRMLATGRFPALARAVHDGTDVDAGTSFSTGLEWVLDAVATKLDRPPV; this comes from the coding sequence ATGACTGTCTGGGACCGACCGGAGCCGCCGACCCGCCCCGTGCCGCTCGACCGGGAGCGGATCGTCGCCGCCGCCGTCGCGCTGGCCGACGAGGGCGGGCTGGAGGCGGTGTCACTGCGTAAGGTCGCCGCCCGGCTCGACGCCGGCCCGATGCGGCTGTACGGCTTCATCTCCACCAAGGAGGAGCTGTTCGACCTCATGGTGGACGAGGTCCAGGCCGAGATCCTCCCCGAGGAGCGGGCCGGCGACTGGCGAGAGGCACTGCGCGTCCTCGCCCACCGCACCAGAGAGACCGCTCTCCGGCATGAGTGGCTGGCCGACCTGCTCGGCAACCGCCCGACCCTGGGTCCGAACGGCCTCGCCGTGACCGAGGCCACGCTGGCCGCCCTCGACGGTCACGCCGACGTCGACACCGTCATGCGTGCCGTGGAGACCGTCGGCGCCTACTTCACCGGCGCCATCAGACGCGAGATCGCGCACCTGCGGGCCGAGCGCGCCACCGGCCTGTCCGAGCGCGACTGGCAGCGCGCCCACGGCCCCCATGTGACGAGAATGCTGGCCACGGGCCGCTTCCCGGCGCTGGCCAGGGCCGTGCACGACGGCACGGACGTGGACGCCGGGACCTCGTTCTCGACCGGCCTGGAGTGGGTCCTCGACGCCGTCGCCACGAAACTCGACCGGCCGCCGGTGTGA
- a CDS encoding DUF2336 domain-containing protein, translated as MDSLLCGLAANPALPSGLLDRLIEVAMADTNAVSGDPAFDDLAFDDLAFCLARRADLSRAQAVALASRDEGAGVRLAYEGVLTTADVDPTAQPLVALALLDEGRGDPRWARLLAADPVVRHREKLAACPGLPPDVVETLASDPDTEVVAELALWAGPDVAARLGGHPHPGVRRAVAHNEATPPEVLAALVTGSGPVPGDPCDDFHGSTAYDVVRAALANPATPAEVAVRFTDHPSTPLRRALATHPRLPPEAYARLAVDPAPGVRADLAENPAVDGTPLRVLAGDPDPDVRRRVAQHPRVPLDVLTGLAATTRTGGTPLSRIAAATAAEVQGLARSPQAVVRMLLARRRDLPAGIRDALADDPDAQVVSAVASHPGLSETRLHAMVDRLGVQVLTGVAANPDATPALLERVARHRPPVRKALREVARHPRATAPALLSCLTDDRARPLAAAHSALPPAIVVELLSDTDEQVAQAAAANPALPLTAMPRLLGRHTGASRPQRWSPKRSQASTDGTDASCRP; from the coding sequence GTGGACTCTCTCCTGTGCGGGCTCGCCGCCAATCCCGCGCTGCCGTCCGGCCTGCTGGACCGGCTGATCGAGGTGGCGATGGCGGACACCAATGCCGTCTCCGGCGATCCGGCCTTCGACGATCTCGCCTTCGACGATCTCGCCTTCTGCCTCGCCCGCCGCGCGGATCTCAGCCGGGCGCAGGCGGTCGCGCTGGCCTCGCGGGACGAGGGAGCGGGGGTGCGCCTGGCGTACGAAGGCGTGCTGACCACCGCGGACGTCGACCCCACGGCACAACCGCTCGTCGCCCTGGCCCTGCTCGACGAGGGCCGGGGCGACCCGCGATGGGCTCGCCTCCTCGCGGCGGACCCCGTGGTCCGGCACCGCGAGAAGCTGGCCGCCTGCCCCGGCCTGCCCCCGGACGTGGTGGAGACCCTCGCCTCGGACCCCGACACGGAGGTCGTCGCGGAACTGGCCCTGTGGGCCGGGCCGGACGTGGCCGCCCGGCTCGGCGGGCATCCGCATCCCGGGGTCCGCCGCGCGGTGGCGCACAACGAGGCGACGCCCCCGGAGGTCCTGGCGGCCCTCGTCACAGGGTCGGGCCCGGTCCCGGGCGACCCTTGCGACGACTTCCACGGCTCCACCGCGTACGACGTGGTGCGGGCCGCCCTGGCGAACCCGGCCACCCCGGCGGAGGTGGCCGTGCGCTTCACCGACCACCCGTCGACACCGCTGCGCCGGGCGCTCGCCACCCACCCCCGTCTTCCCCCGGAGGCGTACGCACGGCTCGCGGTGGACCCGGCGCCCGGGGTCCGCGCCGACCTCGCCGAGAACCCGGCGGTCGACGGCACCCCGCTCCGCGTGCTGGCCGGCGACCCGGATCCCGACGTACGGCGCCGGGTCGCGCAGCACCCGAGGGTCCCGCTCGACGTGCTCACCGGCCTGGCGGCCACCACCAGGACCGGCGGCACACCGCTGTCCCGGATCGCCGCCGCGACGGCGGCCGAGGTCCAGGGGCTGGCGCGGTCGCCGCAGGCCGTCGTACGCATGCTCCTGGCCCGGCGGCGTGATCTGCCGGCCGGGATCCGGGACGCGCTGGCCGACGACCCCGACGCCCAGGTGGTCAGCGCCGTCGCCTCGCACCCCGGCCTCTCCGAGACCCGGCTGCACGCCATGGTCGACCGGCTCGGCGTCCAGGTCCTCACCGGGGTGGCGGCCAATCCGGACGCGACCCCGGCGCTCCTGGAGCGTGTGGCCCGGCACCGGCCACCGGTACGGAAGGCGCTCCGCGAGGTCGCCCGGCATCCCCGGGCGACCGCCCCGGCGCTCCTGTCCTGTCTGACGGACGACCGGGCACGGCCCCTCGCCGCCGCTCACTCGGCCCTCCCGCCGGCGATCGTCGTGGAACTGCTCTCCGACACCGACGAGCAGGTGGCGCAGGCCGCGGCTGCCAACCCCGCGCTCCCCCTCACGGCGATGCCGCGACTGCTGGGACGGCACACCGGGGCGAGCCGGCCCCAGCGGTGGTCACCGAAGCGGTCACAAGCAAGCACCGATGGCACGGACGCCTCGTGCCGCCCCTGA
- a CDS encoding DUF5997 family protein — translation MTSHQTAQTMKPATAAKKLGVYLQATPAEFQEGVVSRAELTALQTDPPAWLEELRRNGPHPRPVVAEKLGVSIAGLARGGVTEALTTEQIEALKQDGPEWLRKERATQAEVRKEGARIKKRNAERAAEADDRRS, via the coding sequence ATGACGTCGCACCAGACCGCCCAGACCATGAAGCCCGCCACCGCGGCGAAGAAGCTGGGTGTGTACCTCCAGGCCACCCCCGCGGAGTTCCAGGAGGGCGTCGTCTCGCGTGCCGAGCTGACCGCGCTCCAGACGGACCCGCCCGCCTGGCTGGAGGAGCTGCGCCGCAACGGCCCGCACCCCCGTCCCGTGGTCGCCGAGAAGCTGGGCGTCTCCATCGCGGGGCTCGCCCGCGGCGGAGTCACCGAGGCCCTCACCACCGAGCAGATCGAGGCCCTGAAGCAGGACGGCCCCGAGTGGCTGCGCAAGGAGCGCGCCACCCAGGCCGAGGTCCGCAAGGAAGGCGCCCGCATCAAGAAGCGGAACGCGGAGCGGGCGGCCGAGGCGGACGACCGGCGTTCCTGA
- a CDS encoding LysR family substrate-binding domain-containing protein has protein sequence MTGSDAPSSSPSFRLAYVPGVTPTKWVRIWNERLPDIPLTLLQVTATEAFGVLRDRGADAGFVRLPVDDTDLSAIPLYTETTVVVIPKDHVVAAVEEVTCEDLADEVVLHPLDDTLGWERPPGEPAFERPATTADAIELVAAGIGLLVVPQSLARLHHRKDLTYRPVTDAPESRIALSWPQDATTDLVEDFIGIVRGRTVNSSRGRAKPAEEKKPQQKPKRPTTNTPRRQPTAARGQRNAKSGGRPGKPRRRS, from the coding sequence GTGACAGGCTCGGATGCACCTTCTTCGTCCCCCTCGTTCCGGTTGGCGTACGTCCCGGGAGTGACCCCCACCAAGTGGGTGCGGATCTGGAACGAGCGGTTGCCCGACATCCCCCTGACCCTGCTCCAGGTGACGGCCACCGAGGCGTTCGGTGTGCTGCGCGACCGTGGCGCGGACGCCGGCTTCGTACGGCTGCCCGTGGACGACACCGACCTCAGCGCGATCCCCCTCTACACCGAGACCACCGTGGTCGTGATCCCCAAGGACCACGTCGTCGCGGCGGTCGAGGAGGTGACCTGCGAGGACCTGGCGGACGAGGTCGTCCTGCACCCGCTGGACGACACCCTCGGCTGGGAGCGCCCCCCGGGGGAGCCCGCGTTCGAGCGCCCCGCCACCACGGCGGACGCGATCGAGCTGGTGGCGGCCGGGATCGGGCTGCTCGTCGTGCCGCAGTCCCTCGCCCGGCTCCACCACCGCAAGGACCTCACCTACCGCCCGGTCACGGACGCCCCCGAGTCCCGCATCGCCCTCTCCTGGCCCCAGGACGCGACCACCGACCTGGTCGAGGACTTCATCGGCATCGTCCGGGGCCGCACGGTCAACAGCTCGCGGGGCCGCGCCAAGCCCGCGGAGGAGAAGAAGCCCCAACAGAAGCCCAAGCGCCCCACGACGAACACCCCCCGCCGCCAGCCCACGGCAGCCCGGGGCCAGCGGAACGCGAAGAGCGGCGGCAGGCCAGGAAAGCCCCGCCGCCGCTCCTGA
- a CDS encoding alpha-L-arabinofuranosidase C-terminal domain-containing protein, translating into MSRSTRTRWRLGLTATAFLVAAASVPAPAHAEDVTDYAITVDPSAKGADIDDTMYGVFFEDINRAADGGLYAELVQNRSFEYSTADNRAYTPLTSWAVDGTAQVVNDVGRLNERNRNYLSLGAGSAVTNAGYNTGVHVEEGERYNFSVWARADARTSLTVTLQDADGPLAEAGQVVVKGGWARHKFSFRATRTSSDGRLTVASAGAVALDEVSLFPRDTYKGHKNGLRKDLAEKIAALEPGFVRFPGGCLVNTGSMQDYSEASNWERKRSYQWKDTIGPVEQRATNSNFWGYNQSYGLGYYEYFQFSEDIGAMPLPVVPALVTGCGQNKATDDEALLQRHIQDTLDLIEFANGPVTSEWGKKRAQMGHPEPFHLTHLGVGNEENLPNEFFARFQKFRAAIAAKYPDIKVISNSGPDDTGTTFDTAWKLNRDGHVAMVDEHYYNSPQWFLQNNDRYDSYDRSGPKVFLGEYASQGNAFKNALSEAAFMTGLERNADIVKLASYAPLLANEDYVQWSPDMIWFNNHASWNSANYETQKLFMTNVGDRVVPSTATGTPALTGPITGAVGLSTWATTAAYDDVTVTAEDGTSLLSDDFGGDASKWTHTGKGSWTVQDGQYVQTDVAAENTMVSAGDTAWHDYDLKVKATKKAGKEGFLVAFGVKDTGNFYWWNLGGWNNTTSAVEQAVDGGKSSLISKPGTIETGRTYDVEVKVRGRQVTLLLDGKEWGSFKDDKPAEPFRQVVTRDAKTGDLIVKVVNAQGVAARAAIDLGGADVRSKARVTTLAAAPDAVNTETATPVAPVTSTFSGVAEKFSYTFPANSVTFLRIRER; encoded by the coding sequence ATGTCACGCAGCACCCGCACCCGTTGGAGACTCGGCCTCACCGCCACCGCCTTCCTGGTGGCCGCCGCCTCCGTCCCGGCCCCCGCACACGCCGAGGACGTCACCGACTACGCGATCACCGTCGACCCGTCCGCGAAGGGCGCGGACATCGACGACACGATGTACGGCGTCTTCTTCGAGGACATCAACCGGGCCGCCGACGGCGGTCTCTACGCCGAACTCGTGCAGAACCGGTCCTTCGAGTACTCGACCGCCGACAACCGCGCCTACACCCCCCTCACCTCATGGGCGGTCGACGGCACCGCGCAGGTCGTGAACGACGTCGGCCGCCTCAACGAACGCAACCGCAACTACCTCTCCCTGGGCGCCGGTTCGGCCGTCACCAACGCCGGCTACAACACCGGTGTCCACGTCGAGGAGGGCGAGAGGTACAACTTCTCGGTGTGGGCGCGCGCCGACGCCCGCACGTCACTGACCGTCACCCTCCAGGACGCGGACGGCCCGCTCGCCGAGGCCGGCCAGGTCGTGGTCAAGGGCGGCTGGGCCAGGCACAAGTTCTCGTTCAGGGCGACACGGACCAGCTCCGACGGCCGTCTCACCGTCGCCTCCGCCGGTGCCGTCGCCCTCGACGAGGTGTCCCTCTTCCCCCGCGACACCTACAAGGGCCACAAGAACGGCCTGCGCAAGGACCTCGCCGAGAAGATCGCCGCCCTGGAGCCGGGCTTCGTCCGCTTCCCCGGCGGCTGCCTCGTCAACACCGGCTCCATGCAGGACTACAGCGAGGCCTCCAACTGGGAGCGCAAGCGCTCGTACCAGTGGAAGGACACCATAGGCCCCGTCGAGCAGCGCGCCACCAATTCCAACTTCTGGGGCTACAACCAGAGTTACGGCCTCGGCTACTACGAGTACTTCCAGTTCTCCGAGGACATCGGCGCCATGCCGCTGCCCGTGGTGCCCGCCCTCGTCACCGGCTGCGGCCAGAACAAGGCCACCGACGACGAGGCCCTCCTCCAGCGGCACATCCAGGACACCCTGGACCTCATCGAGTTCGCCAACGGGCCGGTCACCAGCGAGTGGGGCAAGAAGCGGGCCCAGATGGGCCACCCCGAGCCCTTCCACCTCACCCACCTCGGCGTCGGCAACGAGGAGAACCTGCCGAACGAGTTCTTCGCCCGCTTCCAGAAGTTCCGGGCCGCCATCGCGGCGAAGTACCCGGACATCAAGGTGATCTCGAACTCCGGCCCCGACGACACGGGCACCACCTTCGACACCGCCTGGAAGCTGAACCGCGACGGACACGTCGCCATGGTCGACGAGCACTACTACAACAGCCCCCAGTGGTTCCTCCAGAACAACGACCGCTACGACTCCTACGACCGCAGCGGTCCGAAGGTCTTCCTCGGCGAGTACGCCTCCCAGGGCAACGCCTTCAAGAACGCCCTCTCCGAAGCCGCGTTCATGACCGGCCTGGAGCGCAACGCCGACATCGTGAAACTCGCCTCCTACGCACCGCTCCTCGCCAACGAGGACTATGTGCAGTGGAGCCCCGACATGATCTGGTTCAACAACCACGCCTCGTGGAACTCCGCCAACTACGAGACCCAGAAGCTCTTCATGACCAACGTCGGAGACCGCGTGGTCCCGTCCACGGCCACCGGCACACCCGCGCTGACCGGCCCGATCACCGGCGCCGTGGGCCTCTCCACCTGGGCGACGACAGCGGCGTACGACGATGTGACGGTCACGGCCGAGGACGGCACGAGCCTGCTCAGCGACGACTTCGGCGGTGACGCCTCGAAGTGGACCCACACCGGCAAGGGCAGCTGGACCGTCCAGGACGGGCAGTACGTCCAGACCGACGTGGCCGCCGAGAACACCATGGTCTCGGCCGGTGACACCGCCTGGCACGACTACGACCTCAAGGTGAAGGCCACGAAGAAGGCCGGCAAGGAGGGCTTCCTCGTCGCCTTCGGCGTCAAGGACACCGGGAACTTCTACTGGTGGAACCTCGGCGGCTGGAACAACACCACCAGCGCGGTCGAGCAGGCCGTCGACGGCGGCAAGTCCTCGCTGATCTCCAAGCCGGGCACGATCGAGACGGGCCGTACGTACGACGTCGAGGTCAAGGTGCGCGGCCGGCAGGTGACCCTACTGCTGGACGGCAAGGAGTGGGGGAGCTTCAAGGACGACAAGCCGGCGGAGCCGTTCCGGCAGGTCGTGACGCGGGACGCCAAGACCGGTGACCTGATCGTCAAGGTCGTCAACGCGCAGGGGGTCGCCGCGCGGGCGGCGATCGACCTCGGCGGCGCGGACGTCCGCTCCAAGGCGCGGGTCACCACGCTGGCCGCCGCGCCCGACGCGGTGAACACGGAGACGGCCACGCCGGTGGCGCCGGTGACGTCCACGTTCAGTGGGGTGGCCGAGAAGTTCAGCTACACGTTCCCGGCGAACTCGGTGACGTTCCTGAGGATCAGGGAGCGGTGA
- a CDS encoding DUF6314 family protein encodes MGDFLPVPDVLAHLAGRWRVLRSVRDLAGGAEGEFSGTTVFGPPDDDGDVRDLDGVRDLGDLGGGLLHREAGTFVWQGVPRPAERTLRFLPGPAPGTADVRFADGRPFHDLDLTTGHWRTDHPCVADLYRGEFEVYDEDRWRTTWRVGGPAKDLLLVTDHTREPPGRGRGPTARRPA; translated from the coding sequence ATGGGCGATTTCCTGCCGGTGCCCGATGTACTGGCCCATCTCGCTGGCCGCTGGCGCGTCCTGAGGTCCGTGCGGGATCTCGCCGGCGGTGCGGAAGGGGAGTTCTCCGGGACGACCGTCTTCGGCCCGCCGGACGACGACGGCGACGTCCGCGACCTCGACGGCGTCCGCGACCTCGGCGACCTCGGCGGCGGCCTGCTCCACCGGGAGGCCGGTACCTTCGTCTGGCAGGGCGTCCCGCGCCCCGCCGAACGCACCCTGCGTTTCCTGCCGGGCCCCGCCCCCGGCACGGCGGACGTCCGCTTCGCCGACGGCCGCCCGTTCCACGACCTGGATCTGACCACCGGCCACTGGCGCACGGACCACCCCTGCGTCGCCGACCTCTACCGGGGCGAGTTCGAGGTGTACGACGAGGACCGCTGGCGGACCACCTGGCGGGTCGGCGGCCCCGCGAAGGACCTGCTCCTGGTCACCGACCACACCCGCGAGCCCCCGGGCCGAGGCC